The genomic window ctgggatctcttgttttaaacTTTCAGTTCTTCACTGGAAAAAATCTGTTTCTCTAATTGTGTCAACAAGAAtgttaaataacatttttaggTTAATAATTTGAACTATATGCTGCTGGGGCCCTAAGTACCAGAGTTAAGTGTGTCCTCGTTACAGATTGAATGTTAAGTAATTACTATGTATAGCATGTCAGTGGGTGTGTTGGTACTGAGGTTTTTGTCTGTTGTGATGTAAGTAGTTTATGTTTATGATTGAACTGATTACAAAATTCCCTAGTTTCTGTAGGAGAGGGGGACAATGTTTACTCCATGTTGTTATTTATAAATAGAATCTGCAAATGCTTTAAACCTTGGGAAGAACAGCTCAACTTGCAGTTTTACACAACTATTTGTCACATATAGCATTAAATGTGTATGCTAAGGTTTCAAAGAAAATGCAAGcttatggcaagccaagttgtcattattcacggagcaacgttgatTCAGGGGTTTttccaaattatataagatatctcatatactttatatgatgttttatatagtaaataagatatcttacatagGTTTTTTATACAATACTATACAAGATATCTCGTAAAAGATATGATATCTTATGAAGAAAATttaatgagatatcttatattttatatcagatgtcttatatattatatcagatatcttatattttatatcagatgtcttatatattatatcagatatcttaagatatcttatataatttgtttacaaTGCTTGATCAACAATGCTccatgaataaatgacaacttggttTGCCATGCAGGCTTTTCCCCTGCTTTTTCTTTAACATTTCACAAATAGAACTTCTATACAAAATACCTGTTCACTTCTGAAGTGAACAGATATTGATTTTACAATTCAAGGTACAACAacacaattgtatatattatatacatttattttaaataaatataaccattgtttttgtattatctCAGGATCATGACAATTTAGGGCTAAatgtaacataaaatacatatgCCCAGTGATGTTGGATAGAGGCTATGATATAACCCATTATCATCTCACCTCGATAAACATTGACACCAAACACTTGTTGGTATGATATTAATGTTTATAAGACATTTTTCCCATgcacaagaaaaaaaacacctcATGTTTTGAATttgacttttgtttttatttattcgaGTAAAATAGAGTATTTATAAGGGTGGTAAGTACAGATTAACGTCAGTATAGATGCTGGATAAATTATTACACACCTTTAGTCTGTCTCTTTAGAATTGGTCGGTCACTTAAAGTCTGTAAGAGTATCAGCTAACATCAGAAACTATAGCTGACACTATAAATTTTATGTGAAGATCCTCTACAATAGCTAAACATCAACTCAATTACAACCTTTACAAATTCTGCATCTagaataaatttatattttacacatcGATTACATTGGTAAGCTAGATTTGTGACTCAAGTTGTTTTTACACATCGATTACATTAGTAAGCTAGATTTGTGACTCAAGTTGTGAGGCATAAACAACTTTTTGTGTTCCTATACAGGATACAGGTAgtcacaggcgtctgcatctggttaatatttatagaaaaacaaCATATGAGAGTCCCTACTCTATATACACATATGAGAGTCCCTACTCTATATACACATATGAGAGTCCCTACTCTATATACACATATGAGAGTCTCTACTCTATATACACATACGAGAGTCCCTACTCTATATACACATACGAGAGTCCCTACTCTATATACACATATGAGAGTCCCTACTCTATATACACATACGAGAGTCCCTACTCTATATACACATACGAGAGTCCCTACTCTATATACACATATGAGAGTCCCTACTCTATATACACATAATTTTTTCTATAAACCCTAACCAGATGCAGACACCTGTGATGTATGTTCCTAAAATTGCTAGAAAGTGAGATTTTTGACATTTCTGGTGAAAAAACattgagatatatataaaaaattcCTGATTACTACCCAGGTATGTGAaattctatatacattgtatgaggCCCAGAGGTTTACGTAGCaaatacatactgtatgtatcaAACAAGCATTCATTTACTGTCACCTCATCTGAATAAGAAAACTGCAGCTTACAGTGAATAGAATGTACCACCAATCTGATTGGACAAAGCTGTGAAGATgtcaaattttatcaaattgattatttttaatatttcattggtaaaaaaaataatgaagtaGAGTAAGAAAATACAGTATTgttcatatttaatttttattattattcattgttCAATTAAACAGTGAAGTGTTTTTTTAATGGTCCCAAgaactttgttgtttttttaatggtCCCAAGAACTTTGTTACAGGCTAAGTTGACTGTTTCCAATGAACACACGGggaaaagatattttatatttaaagatcTGATGATGGTTGGctaaaaagtaaataattttaaaaacatgtacTTTACCATAATGTATGATATGATTTCAATAAAAGGAGtaacttaataaaaaaatcCTAAAGCATAAACTAAACCTACAACAAGCAAGTTCCTTTTTTCCTCATCACAGCAACCTTAGTTTATTTATCCCAACCTTCCATCACCAGACATTCATCACAAAAGCAATGaatttcaaatataatattcaattaaaatttaagaaatatctTTCACAAACATCATctgataacaatatatacattgataacataattgaaaaaaaaaaatatataaacatctataaattgaaaaaaaaatctagtaaaaagagaaaaaaaacctcTTGACACCGGCAAAATCTGGGTGAGTGGCTATAACTGTATAGTCTCACTTGTGTATACATAACATTTCTGTATTATGACACTGAATACatcaactatatatacaacatatatgttCACACTTCCTAGCAACATTTATAAAATAGCACTGCAGATAAgtttatgatataatgtacaatatgaGTTTGACCCGAGTCTTTTTGGGCCTTTCTAAATTAAAGTCTCCTTTGAAGAAATTTGcccaaaatttaaacaaattgttgGAGGACTGTATGCATGCAAGCATACTTACTTATCAATAATAGACCTGTCCAGATGATAAAAAccagtaaacaaaaacaatttgatcaagatacaaacaaatacacaatgtacatgatAAAACGTGTTCTGGAAATGAAATCACAGTACAATAACCTCCATATCATTAACACATTATTACATCCACCACAAAGAACCTTACCTTTATCTTATAGTAGACTAGAACAATAAAGTTTTCCaagacattttaccattttttgtAAGAATGGGAAATGAGCATCAGAATTCCTGTAAAACAGATTTCTAGACAAGTTCTTTACCAAGTCTCAATATATTGAAATAGTTTGTCAAAAAAGTAATGATgaattattgattttataagAAGACTTTGATATACCACAGCCAATATTAGATTTTAATTGTGGAGTGACTAAACTCTATTATCAATAACAGTGCGGTTTTGTCTATGATATCTTCTGTACCCTGAGGTGATAAGTGTACTGTCTGTGCTTTAACAAAATCTGTTCATATTTATACTTAACCAAGAGAAAATCTTACAGATTGAATTATGCTTTGTTATAGTGAAAAAGGTTTAAAGCCCATTCTCAATTAAAATTGTGTCCCACAATGGAGAGAACTAGGCCAGCAAGCTACTGGTGAAATATTAAACCCTTGGGCTCTTAAGAAAAAGTCACAAAGGTATGTtggttttgtttcatttctctTCCTTCTATTCCTCTTAATTCTTAAATTATTTTAGAACTGAAAACATACCACatacacaatgttatacaaCCATCAGTAGTTTTCTACTATGTACATCCCCTATCAATAACATCTGCATAGTTTAATTTTAAGACCTTGATTAGAGGTCTGACATAAGTTGTTACTAACAAAACCTATACAGATTAAGATGATATTAAAAGACTCTATAAGAAATAATAATACAGATTTGATCCAGAAACAAAACCAGGAATAGACACATGTAGTAGGTATGGGCAGCATGATTACTACATGAAAGTGTTGGAATctcaaaatatgtaaatacattgtagctgCTTTTGCAAATTTTTTACATTGAGTTTGACTCATATAGGGGCAAATATTTCCAAAATGCTGAATTCAGTATCAATACTGACCATATTCACCCATGCGTTTTTTAAATCATGGGTATAAGAAATTGAGTTAGAACCTTTAAAACTGAGACggctacaaaaaaaaaagtacattaaaaagTGAGTGTgacttttatatattatatatattccatGAGTAATACTGAGTCATCAAGGTCCAACACAATTCATTTTAAAGTACAAACCTTCAACATCAAGATAAGTGGAAGCAATGCATATTCAATATGCACACATTCATGAGaactatatacaaatgtaggacCATGCTGttaacgtacatattttagtgatAATCTTATTTCAGTGATTTTTACACTAAAAGCATTCCGCAAAATTATGACTGATctaattgtagtttatctacataGGTTTCTATGGCAAGCATTGTGATAATCTCATTTGGTTATGCACTGGAGTGCCAAAAAATCAGGACGTTTACAGTATTTGCCCATCCttatataattttgtcaacACTATCTGATCgaacaaatgatgaaaaaaataatatatgaaatatttatcccatatacagatatttatcacATTCTTCACAGGACGATCCCATGGTCACTAGGATGGAATAACTTTCTCACACAGGGTAGAGAAAGACAGTGGGCATGCACTATGGAGCTGCCACAGTAGTGTTGCGTCCTCATGTTGTGTAGCGTAACTAAGTCGCAAATTGGTAATATCATCAATTTCGATGCATAATTTCATGGCACAATGAATAGGTTTCACATTAACTTACaatttaatttctgttttttttttaagtaggaaaaaatatcaaatataggTCTGTTCCATGGACAACCCtcatgtaagagtttggctggccagcactccTCATTCTCATAGAATCAGGTTGAGATATCTCTGTCCatggaacagacccatgtaagattctattgGTCTAAACTTGAACAGACTTATTAAAATCATTAGTTTAAAATGTTATCTGTGGTTGCAGTAAAGACTTTATTGACCTGGTTGGTTTTCCTGTCCCGTATGGAATAGAATGACCAGGTGATCAGCTGTAAGGTACCAATGACTATTGGCTGGATACACAGCAATAAGAACATGGTGTCGTGGAGAGAGCTGATTTGAGGTACAGTCAAAGTTTTCTTATCCAGTTGTTGGTAGCCATAGGTGTTGAGAACTGCTACTGTCATCATTGGCGATAGGGAGATGGCAGGTTTGGTGACTAAAGCATTGTTTCCGTAGACCAGAGAAGATATTGGGTGGCTGGAATGACACATAAGCTTTAAGTAAGAAGGCTGTTTAAACcattacatgtgtattacacAGAGTGATAACTTCctataactacatatgtacTTAACTCTCTTTAATATAGATTTTACAGTAGCAAACATAGTGTACTTCAGCCAAGACCTGACTAGCAAAACAACATATACCCTGCCTGAAACCCCATTTAGCAATACAACTTAATTTCCACTGTCTATTAAGAATCTCCCTTACTACTGTAAAATGTGGAAATTTATCGAGAGGggaatttacgctaattacatAGCATCCTTTTAATCGAGAAAATTTCCCCCActcgtattattttgatatcagttTGCGTAATCTCAGAACTACAAACGAATGTGGATCgatagtttacatatcgaaatcgcgaaattaacccccctCGAAAATAACGTTTACagtatcatattttttttctgttctgatgaacattttatagTCTTACCTTCTGTGATGTTTTTGCATGTCTGTGTCCACAATATCTGACAGGGGCATATTAAACATTGAAAACATTGCATTGGCAAAACAGCTGAAAATAAACaagttattattatttttcttgtcATGACAAGCAACTGATGATTAATAATGATTAACCGAGTTTTATATACAgctatatcacagcaacatCGTCATCTCAAAGTGATTTACCAATTATTATTTGGGCATTTAGCAACCAGCCAATGTGttttctcaactccctggggaGCATACAGCTGGAGCTACAATTACAGCTGGGACTCAAACAAGCGACCCTTCGGTCACGTAGATCTGCGTCCTTCCCTAGACCGCTGCGCCTCCAAAAAAGTCCAATATAGGAGTCCCAAAAGGCTGCTAGTAACAAAACACACCTCACAAATGTGGCCTTTAAAGGCGACTTAAGGTGAAATTTTATCATAGCTTGAGAGCAAGCAGCTTACTCTACACACCTTTATAATACGCATATTTTTTGATGTCTTCACTTCTGTGTACAAGTTTATTTTTCTAATGAAACCTTCAAAGCTAATCCAAGGTTATCAAATTTGCACCAGTTTAATTTTCTATATTGTGTTATTCCATTAAGCTACAGGCCACCTCAGTGAGGCAAAATATCTTTATCCTTTATTGGCCAAAAAAGGAaaacatgtgaccttgaaagtgggCCAATGTGATTTATCTCGATAAACTTCATAGTTCTTCATCGCTGTATTCAAACTCCAATACCACTGATTAAAACCTTATGGGTCTTAAGAAGATAAAATTTTAGACTTAACACATTTTATCATTGAAAGCAGTTAAAAAACATAACTAAGTGAATTTAATCATGTAATTTTGCCATATTTGTCAGGTCTAAGATATTACAAGATTCAATTTCAAcaacacatatgtatatttttttttgtataccAGGCATATAAAATGGTTATTCCAAATCAGCCAATACCTGTCTAGAGCCATATACAGCATGAGTAAGATTGGATGGTTCCGTCCAATCATATACATGCCAATCCCTGCTGTGATCTTCCACAGAAAGCTGACCTTGATAGTGTTGTAGTAACCAATCTTTCCTATCAATGGAGTTGTGCTTATGATGAGTATCTGAGTAAAAAGAAAAGACAATGATAATGATATCACTGATCCAgtaataaacaagaggcccagagggcctgtatcgttcacctggatatttcactAACTATGACAAAAACTTCTATTTGAATTATATAATAACCATGCACGTCCCCAGTTAAGGATCTAAAATTGATTTAGTCGGTATATCCAAAAgcattgcttttttttttaaagaagttgtttaccaggtatatcaaatgcaataaaatttgatataaattggtccccaggggtcagccccaccatttaccggtatacaattttgaatcctaaCCACATAGTgatactaccaggcaaatataagcgatagccaatgctcagtttcagagatgtcgtttatatcaatatagctccAATATTTGTACAACATTGAGTCCACACTCCATAAGGATGCTTCTAATTCTGATCAGcagttatgaagaagtcaattattgACAGATGGACGGCGTTACATGCTAGAAAACACTTGTCCTATTTATGGTTACTGGAGTTTATTTTGTCCTTGATATTCAAATTACTTTTCATTATATGAGTATTAATATGGACAGGGGAACAACATGTTGTTAAGGCTAAGGTGTGGCATAAGTTAATAAGCtaatgaaatacaatgtacctatacaAGCAAAGAAAGAGTGACAGATGTTTGTTGTCGGTGgcataattttatatatttgggGTAGGGCCTTTTTGTCCCATTTTGCGAAGAAAATTGGTAAATAAAGAAGGACATTTACTGGAGTAATTATAAATTGCAATTTTGTGAATTAAGctttaatattgaattaattatcAACTCAATGAAGTCCTTGGGGAAAACCCCAAGGCAAAGAGTTTGTGCCTGATCATTTTGACTGATTATGAACATCTTACCATTGGAAGGAACCTGCTGCTACCATAGAAGAAGCTCCGTAACCATGGAAATTCTTCTATATCATGCAGTTGTACCAGCTCATCACCCATCACTTTCATAAAGTTTGCCATGAATGTTGTATGAAAAATCTGGAAAAAGTTCATCACCACAAAAGACACAAAGTTTTTGTCTGCGATGATCTGGCATGATAAACTAAGGTATGATTGGTTCTGTAAGCTCTTATCGTGCGTTATATCAGATTCTATTCCTGAGCTCATCTTCTCACGGTCATATTGAGTGTGACCATTATTACCAGTGTATCGAAATAACAGGTAGCTAGCCACACCTATACAAATGCTTGTAACCTGGAATCCAAAGAAGTTGGTTAAGCTGCCGGAGGTGTACTCCAGAATAGACACACTACATGCTCCAAATAAACATCCTATACTACCTATCCTTACAAGTTTCAATCTGTGGTCAGGGTCCTGCGATATTTCAGTGAAAAGTGCTGAAGCAGCTAACCcaacaaatgtcaacatggtgTCCCAGAAGAAGAGTGTGAGAATGAGGTGCAGACCAACCATTATAGGGTTGCTTCCCCATGAAAACCAGGGAACAATGTACGACAATGCAAAGAACGGTGCTGCATACAGAATGCTCTCTCGTCGTGTGCGAGTGAACCGGCTGCTGGTTGAATCCTGCAGGTAGGCAAACAGTGGATCGTTTATAGCATTCCACACCAAGAAAAGTGCTTGGGCAAGATGGAACCACATCTGTTCTATATGGTAAATGTCCAAGAATACCTTAACATAGTAGAAGTTGAAGGATGAGGATATCAGTGAGAATGCCATAGCCTGCGATCCGTAGGCCAGCATACTCTGCCTCAGTGATGCTGATGCCATGTTTTCAGTGGTACGAGTAACCTGTCAACAACAGTTCAGAATGATCTTTGTCACTTTGGAAGTCCAACTTTAAAGCTTAACTGcaaaaaaataagaaatggttattaatttttttacaaTCTTTTTACTTCTTCAAATGCTTTCCAATCATTATGATGGGCAATTCTTCATTTGAAACTGTCTGTTTTCATGTTGGCACTATCAAATTAAACAGTAGGCCAACCATtaccaacaagaggcccaatgggcctgtatcactcatctACTTCTAATGCAATTTGAAGCCTATTTAGGTCACTTGTGGATGGTAAGCCTTCTTAGTTCATGCAGCCCTTGGACTTAGAATACCTAATTTTGcaaaagtggagagtatataTTGGTCACCTTACTGGGAACTGTGAGAGGTCACTATAATTTGAAGCCAGGCATGaacagggtatttttcattacttctTCCCATTGATCATGATGACTCCAATTGAAAGCTTAGGAGACTGAAAGGCTGCCTTGGAGCTGCAGAACCTGAGTTGTGGTTGTCTTTGGGGGCAAAGACTTTATGAAGGAAGGAAggagtagtgtaaaagtggaaagtatacatgtacatgtataggtcACCATACTAGCTCAGATTAAAGAGAATTTCTCTTTAGCCTAGtagtaggatgtttgccttgaaaGTGAGTGGTCCCTAGCTATAGTTTAATTGAAGCCTGGCTcaggcagggtatttttcattactccttcctttTACAATCATATCAgggacatatctatatatacgtTCCTGTGAAGACATAGGCTGTTGACTGATTGAACCATACCACAATATAGTAGGCATATCTACAACATAGATTTTTAGTTGAACCATACTACAATATAAgaagcccgagtttcctctgccCCTGACACCAtattaccatatacatgtacgtggtgtcagggccagaggaaacttgggctacaTTAGTAGTATAGGCAGCAAATCTCCAGTTTACAGAgttatatcattaaataaatcaTAACTTGGAACTACTAGTACTAACgtcgatatatatgtatgtatactgcagtatatatgaataatatcaatttcaatgtTGTCGTTACCAGTGTCATTGTCATGTATAGCAATCGACACTACGGGCAGTAACTCTTATAGAAGTCAAAGTAGTGCAATAACATAAGTTATGCTAAATTCCACGTCGCCCTACTTGTGCTAAATGAGTTCGGTTTGACAAGTTTTCACCAACATGGTATATTGTAAAAGTTACCCGATCGGACAACTGAACGTTAACAATGATATGCATCCATAAGCCGAACGGGATTATAGTGGTGTTTAAATGACATAATTGCCATTATAATTGACAAATGAGTTCGGCTTGACGTCATCGTACCGAGACGTGTAACATTTAACAAATTATTCGCTTACATGTACGTTGCTGACAGTAACAGTGAACAGCCATGCCAGGTGACAGTGGCTCCATTTAATTATCGTTGCAATATCATATCACGATCTAGCTATTTTCGCGttagtgtcaacacacaaagaatATACTTATACATTGTACGCATAAGGTTATTGTAATTGCTGTTAGAGTTACTCCCGTgacacttaaataaaaaaaaaaacagtactTTCCTACCTGTTTTTGTAGCAGAACATCTTTAGCCTAGTACAGATATACCTCGGCGTAAGTAAATCAATTGTCTGTATCGAATCATTTTACAGGTCGAAAATACGTCATTTATTTAGGcctattaatttttttctaaatggTAATGACTAACTTCAACAAGTTGAAGATAATGTCATGAGAGAGAGAAGAGATGCAGTCGTTTCCTAGAAAACCGAAAAAGATGTGTATATAGGTAAATTACTTAATTTTGGGGGATATATACTGACAGGAGGGCAGTCTAAAGGATTCAACTGTTGGCCAGGAGGATATGATATCTGGTGGAATCTTGTTCCACTCAGATATTGTATGTGGaaaaaatgattgtttttatcatattttccATATATACAATCAGAGACCAGAGACTTgaatatcaggtatatacgtctctgcaGAGACCTATAGTATATAAATctctaatacaatgtattaaaatatatgtataccatacaggtatacatacatTTCGAGTCGACGAAATCTCTGGTCATATTGTACTTTTCCGAAATCCACCTGCTTTACTGTAAATGCCAAGATTCGTGGGTAATATGTAAGTCCATTTTTTATGTAATGACCACCTCTGTGGGTGTTTAGTTGGGCTCCATgaggaaaaatgcacggccagaccggggtacgaacccgggacctccgaacactagccggatgatCTACCAATTGTGCTACTGGTCACCAGCGTTCATCCCAGTCCAGTCCGCTACACATgtgggaaaaaaaaacccaaaaaacgtAATTAACAAATTATCCTCATAACATTATGAAACAAAACCACATGATATCAGACACCTTTATAACTATCACCCTCGAGGCTTGTAATTCCAaattcgcactcgtgaaaatattgatattctgtcatactcgtggaatataatatgttatgttaaacgggaaaccatccaatatcctctatatatttcactggcacAATGCAGTAAAATCCGTACTTATATTTATGTTGAGTATGATAAGGATCTCACTCACACGGACACGGTTAATGATGAGAACAATGGAAACAAACCTCCTATAAAATGAGACCTTACATACCCACCAGAAACGAGGAAAGAGTGGCCGGAACAATGATGAAATGCTTGATGCTAATATGCTAAAAACATGGCACTATAAGGTTTGCGTAGATTTTAGACAATTAAGCAAGATCACTAAGCTATTCTCGTTTGCATTGCCCGTCATTGATGACATTTTAAGAAGCTTAGACCAGGCTAAATACTTAATTGTTTAGACTTTAAGAGCGGCTGATGTTAAACTCATTAACTGTTGTCTTCAAATAGCAATCGCACATTTTCGGCCATATTTCATCATTGCCACTAAttaccttatacatgtatatatatctgtgatgCTACCGTGAAAATATGCACTTCACGTGTTGGTAACATTTCTCCACCCAGGGATGCGACTCCGTTAAGAATCCTGGTCACGACACCAGAAATGCAGACATGTGACGAAACATCCAACACATGCCTTTAAATTCTTGTATATTCATCATTAAAATCCAAACATGTTCAATCGTGATCGTATATTTTGGTTTCTTGTTTCACATCTTGCTCTCCTTTCCTCCTGTTAGTTTGTGTACTGATACCTGAGTTATTTAGCTGATTAATTCGGTCACTAACccataaacaaatattgattaCTGCAAGGCTGATATGTCTTTGATAACAGTAATAGTTGGGTTAAAATCGGTTAAAAATATAAGAGAAAAGTATATTCCAAATTATCATTTGGCGTATACTAACTCATATAATGCAGATTGGTTACTCCATGGTTAGTATATATCTTTAAAGTAAAATTCTCACGTGAAAGTCGATAGATTAAAAAAACCTTACataaaccagagacctatatactaatatataggtctctgataggACGATGTTTCTTTTTCAAAGAGTTTAGTCAGTAAAATTTCTTGAGAGATTTTAAATGGCaataatttatctttttttca from Pecten maximus chromosome 1, xPecMax1.1, whole genome shotgun sequence includes these protein-coding regions:
- the LOC117327895 gene encoding transmembrane protein 180-like — translated: MASASLRQSMLAYGSQAMAFSLISSSFNFYYVKVFLDIYHIEQMWFHLAQALFLVWNAINDPLFAYLQDSTSSRFTRTRRESILYAAPFFALSYIVPWFSWGSNPIMVGLHLILTLFFWDTMLTFVGLAASALFTEISQDPDHRLKLVRIGSIGCLFGACSVSILEYTSGSLTNFFGFQVTSICIGVASYLLFRYTGNNGHTQYDREKMSSGIESDITHDKSLQNQSYLSLSCQIIADKNFVSFVVMNFFQIFHTTFMANFMKVMGDELVQLHDIEEFPWLRSFFYGSSRFLPMILIISTTPLIGKIGYYNTIKVSFLWKITAGIGMYMIGRNHPILLMLYMALDSCFANAMFSMFNMPLSDIVDTDMQKHHRSHPISSLVYGNNALVTKPAISLSPMMTVAVLNTYGYQQLDKKTLTVPQISSLHDTMFLLLCIQPIVIGTLQLITWSFYSIRDRKTNQVNKVFTATTDNILN